The sequence ACCGGTAACATTTTCTTTATTTCCGATTTTCTGGAACCGGGTAAAAGTGCAATGTGATTCTTATCTGTTTCAAACTTAACATCTTTATACTTAATCAATTCATCTATTAGAGGATGGCCGAAGTATTCAACATTAACACCATATTTTTTGTAAAAATCTTTTTCAAAAGGAAGAATGGGAATCATAATATCTACATATTTCTTTACCTGGCGCACTCGCGAGCGATGCCACGCCCATATCTGAGGTGAAATGTAATAGATAACTCTGAATCCATTTTTCTTGGCAAACTTGGCAATTCTTAAATTAAATCCTGGATAATCAATAAGAATAACAACATCCGGATTATATTCCATGAGGTCTTTTTTACATAAAACCAACAATTTGAGAACCTTAAACAGGCTGAGAAGAACTTCGATAAAACCCATAAACGACATCTCACTAATGTCTTTCACGGTTTCAACTCCTTCTTTTCTAAGATTTGCGCCACCGAAGCCTCTGAATGAAGCATTTTTATCAAATACCTTAATCTGATTTACTAAGTTTGCTCCGTGGATATCGCCCGAAGCTTCGCCGGCAATTATGTAATATCTCAC comes from Bacteroidales bacterium and encodes:
- the lpxB gene encoding lipid-A-disaccharide synthase, which codes for MRYYIIAGEASGDIHGANLVNQIKVFDKNASFRGFGGANLRKEGVETVKDISEMSFMGFIEVLLSLFKVLKLLVLCKKDLMEYNPDVVILIDYPGFNLRIAKFAKKNGFRVIYYISPQIWAWHRSRVRQVKKYVDIMIPILPFEKDFYKKYGVNVEYFGHPLIDELIKYKDVKFETDKNHIALLPGSRKSEIKKMLPVFCETARINPHEKFVVAAMSIHPYSFYENLLNDKPDNLSIEVDNTIQILVSAKAALVTSGTATLETAILQVPQVVCYKTTKISYFLARQLSKVKYICLVNLILNRELIKELIQNKCNAASISLELHKLLDDKEYIDAIEDGYMELRNILNEPGASMRAAKAIVEWLEI